GAGCTGTCGAAGCCACAGCCCCAGTTGACCTTGATTGTTGCTGTCGCCGCGTCGGTCAGAGCTTCTTTCGCGCCACGCGCGGCGGCATGCAGATTGGCCTGCCCTGTCGGCGACAGCGTGCGTGTGAGGCCCCAGGTATCGAAGGCGTGCTTGGCCAGCGCCGAATCAAAGTCGTCGCCGCCGAGATGGGTATCACCCGCCGTCGCCAGCACCTCGAACACGCCACGCGACAGGCGCAGGATCGACACGTCAAAGGTGCCGCCGCCGAGGTCGTAGATCAGGAAAGTGCCTTCAGCATGCTTGTCGAGTCCGTACGCGACGGCCGCAGCAGTGGGCTCGTTGAGCAGCCGCAATACGTTCAGTCCCGCGAGCTTGGCAGCGTCTTTGGTGGCCTGACGCTGCGCGTCGTCGAAGTATGCTGGCACCGTGATCACGGCGCCATACAGCGGGCCGCCAAGGCTCTGCTCCGCGCGATCCTTAAGCGCACGCAAAATCTCCGCCGAGATTTCAATCGGCGACATCGCACCCTGCCGCGTGGTGATCTTGAGCTGGCCCTTGCCATCACCAGTCGGCGTCGAGAACTGGTAGCGTGCCGTGGCATCGCCGCGCAGGTCAGCCACGCTGCGGCCCATGAAGCGTTTGACCGAAGTGATGGTGTTGAGCGCATCATCGCCACGATGCGCGAGCGCCGCATCGCCGATCTCGATCACGCCCTCTTCGCCATAGCGCACGGCAGACGGCAGCATGGTGTGGCCATCGACATCGGGCAGGCACTCGGGCACCGCGTTACGAATGGTCGCGACCAGCGAGTTGGTGGTCCCGAGATCTATGCCCACCGCCAGCCGTCGCGTGTGCGGTTCGGGGCTTTCGTTGGGCTCGGAAATTTGCAGCAGCGCCATGCGTGTTTTTTCTGTTGTGGGCTTGAGCCGGGGAGTGCGGGCTATTGTTCCAGATCGGCCAGCGCGGCATCGACCTCGTCACCGAGCTTCTGCATGAAGCGCATCTTGCGCGCCAGCGTCGTCGCAACCGGCAGATGCTCGCCGCGCCAGGCGGCCGCAAAGGTATCGCCGAGCGAGTGCAGGATACTGGTGATCTCGCTCGCCATTTCTTCCAGCCGCTCGCTGTCTTCCTTCAGCTTGGCGTCGGCCAGCGCCTCGCGCCATTCAACCTGTTCCATCAGGAAGTCCACCGGCATTGACGTGTCACTTGCGGCCAGCGCGTCGATGCCCTTGAGCGACAACAAGTGCATCGCCCGCCGCACCGGGTCTTTCAGCGTGTTGTAGGCATCGTTGATCTC
This is a stretch of genomic DNA from Casimicrobium huifangae. It encodes these proteins:
- the hscB gene encoding Fe-S protein assembly co-chaperone HscB, which encodes MNAFEAFGLQADTNIDLSALASRYRDLQSAVHPDRFANATDVEQRIAMARAVEINDAYNTLKDPVRRAMHLLSLKGIDALAASDTSMPVDFLMEQVEWREALADAKLKEDSERLEEMASEITSILHSLGDTFAAAWRGEHLPVATTLARKMRFMQKLGDEVDAALADLEQ